The stretch of DNA TCGTTCGGCGCTGAGGCCGGCCGATGGGCACCCACGCGACGTGGGCACCGATCGGGGCGTCTGCGATCAGCGGTTGAACGACTGCTTCCGTGTTCGCACGGCGGCCGAGTACCCGGCTTGGGAGCATCGACACGCCCCGCGCTCCGGAGGTCGCCGGATCCGCCGCATCGGATGACATGCTGAAACGATCGGTCAAGTCGAGAGCGCAGTACGGCGAGTGCCGGTGAAACCTGGACCACGCGAAGGACAAGTGCGAAGTGCTGACCGTGCTGGTACTGGCCGCCGATCACCGGGCCGGCGACCTGATCCCGCAGATCGAGGCCGTCCCCGGTCTGTACGTCATCTCCCAGACGGACGACAGTTTCCTCGCCATGGCGCGGGCCCGCGCCCTGCTGCCCGACGTCCTGGTCATCGACCTCAGCGCCCGTTTCGCCGGTGACGCCGCGACGGTCATCGACCAGGCCCGCCAACTCGAGCCGCCCAGCCACATCCTGGTCCACTCGGGCGACGCCGTGGTGGGGGCCGTTTCCCCCGCGGGCGCGGTCGGACCCGCTTCCGGCGGCTCACCGCCGGGGCTCGCGCACGCGCTGGCGCGTCTCGCCGGCGACGTCGCCCCGCCGCCGTGACCAGGCGGGGCCGGCCCTGCTACGCGTCCGCGACCCGCACCGAGAGTCCGTAGTCAAGCTCGGACCCGTCGACCAGGAGCGCCTCGACGGTGCGGGTCGCGGGATCGATGTCGGCCTCCATGCCGTCACCCGCGTACCGGGGAAACCCGGACGACCCGGTCTCGCCGGTGGCCACCACGACGGCCGAGCGCAGGGCGTCGCGGGCATCGGTCGTACTCACGCCGTCCCCCGTGAACCCGGGAACCAGCAGGATCTCGAAACGCTGCGGGACAGTGTTCATGCACGTGACGGTAGACAGAACTCGCCCACCATGCACGTCCACCGCTGCCGGTCGGCGCCGCGCATCGTGCTAGCCGAGCGTCAGCTCGACCCGCAGCGAGGCGGCCCGCGCCGACGGTTCGACGCGGACGGTGGCCTCGGCGGTGCCGGACGGGCCCATGAGGGGGTCCGCCCGGCAGACGAGCGTGTACTCGCCCGTGGTGGGGGCGCCGAGGGAGAACCGTCCCTCGGTGTCCGTCACGGCAGCGATGTCCGGCAAGGGCTGCGGCCCCTCGGTGAACAGGACGTGGGCGCCCGGCACCGGGGCGCCCGAGGTGTCGCGGACGACGCCGGTGATCTCCACTGCGGGGCTGCTGCCGTTCATCGGGGTTCGCTCACGCCTTCCAGGCCACGTAGTTGTTGAACACGGGGGTGGTGAACCGGGTTCCCGAGTTCACCCGGGCACCGCCGTAGGCGTGAATGCCGAAGCCGTAGCGGCCGGTGCTGTCGATGCGGTAGACGGAGCTGCCGCTCTGCCCGCCCGCGGTGTCGATGTCGTAGTACACCTTGCGAGGGGCGACCGAGTCGATCCCGCGCGCCGCGTACCACTGCGTCCCGGGCGGCTTGTCGCCCGGATAGCCGGAGATGTTGCCGGTGGTCTTGAGCAGGTCCGAGTCCGACCAGACGCCGAAGCCGAACCAGCCGGTGGTGGAGCCGATGTTGGAGGGCGTGATGATGGCGCCGTAGTCGAAGTTCTCGTCGCCGTTGGTCGTCCAGCCTGTCACGGAGCGGAAGCTCGTGCAGGTGATGCTGCCGTAGGGCAGCGAGGCGCCGTTGCGTCCCGGCATGACCTGGATGCTCTTCACCCAGCCGTCCCGGCCCGCCACGCCGCTGCCCTTGATGTAGACGCAGTGGCCCGCGGTGGCGAGGGTGTGTGGTCCGAGGAGCCATCCGGTGCCCTGATAGAGGGCGTTGTCGCGGGCGGTGATCAGCAGGTAGCAGTGCACGCGCCACGGATACACGCTGGTGTTGGTGATCTGGATGCGGTCGTCGGGGCCGTGCACGGTCTCAGGGGCCAGGGGCGGCGGTCCGTACGACGCCTCCCCGATGTCGGGAAGCGAGGCGGTCGGGGCCGTCCAGGCCTCGGGCGCGAAGTGCTCCGGGCGCCGGTAGCCCTCGACGTGTTCCAGGCCTTCACCCGTCGAGTGCTGGGCCTGGCCCTCCGTCCCCTCGGAAGGCGGCTGCAGCACCGCCTCCTGCTCGGTTGCCAGGGTTATCGCTCCGTCGTCCGGTTCGTTCGTCACTGCGGTGTGTGGATCGTGCGCCATTCTGGATCACCCGGCTTCTCTCAGAGCTGCGATGTGATGCCTTGCAGGACGCCGCGGCCGCAACGTTTTTGGGTCAGTGCCCCTTCTACTGCCGCCGGACAAGTGCCGCAATGAGACTTTTGCGCCGACCGGCGCGTGTGTGCGTACACGTGCTTTCGGGGCGCCAAGTACGTCAACTGACCGGCTCCCGGGGCCCATACGGCGCGCGGGACGTCAGCTCGCCCCGCCGCCTCACGGCGAACGGCCCGGGGCCAGGTCTCAGCAGCCCCCGCCGGGCACCCGCGCCCCGGCCGCTGCCTGAGCGGGCGGGGCGCGATGCCTCAATCACGTCTCGAACAAACAATCAGCCCCAGGGAGCGGCCCGTTCCCCTTCCGCGAGGGCTAGGGGCGAGCGTAGGGCCGGGTCATGATCTCCATGTTGTGGCCGTCCGGATCGTCGAAGTACGCGCCACGACCGCCGAACAGCCGGTTGATGTGGCCGGGGTCGGTGTGGCCGGGGTCGGCGTAGTAGGTCACCCCGACCGTCTCCAGGCGGGTGATCATGGCGTCGAACTGTTCGTCGGGCACGAGGAACGCGTAGTGCTGCGACTGGACCGGCTCGTCGCTCAGCTCGTAGTAGTCGAGCGTCACGCCGTTGCCGAGGTCGACGGGCAGGAACGGCCCGAACGGGGCGCCGACCTTCAGGCCCAGG from Streptomyces sp. BA2 encodes:
- a CDS encoding response regulator transcription factor translates to MLTVLVLAADHRAGDLIPQIEAVPGLYVISQTDDSFLAMARARALLPDVLVIDLSARFAGDAATVIDQARQLEPPSHILVHSGDAVVGAVSPAGAVGPASGGSPPGLAHALARLAGDVAPPP
- a CDS encoding carboxypeptidase-like regulatory domain-containing protein; amino-acid sequence: MNGSSPAVEITGVVRDTSGAPVPGAHVLFTEGPQPLPDIAAVTDTEGRFSLGAPTTGEYTLVCRADPLMGPSGTAEATVRVEPSARAASLRVELTLG
- a CDS encoding trypsin-like serine peptidase, whose protein sequence is MAHDPHTAVTNEPDDGAITLATEQEAVLQPPSEGTEGQAQHSTGEGLEHVEGYRRPEHFAPEAWTAPTASLPDIGEASYGPPPLAPETVHGPDDRIQITNTSVYPWRVHCYLLITARDNALYQGTGWLLGPHTLATAGHCVYIKGSGVAGRDGWVKSIQVMPGRNGASLPYGSITCTSFRSVTGWTTNGDENFDYGAIITPSNIGSTTGWFGFGVWSDSDLLKTTGNISGYPGDKPPGTQWYAARGIDSVAPRKVYYDIDTAGGQSGSSVYRIDSTGRYGFGIHAYGGARVNSGTRFTTPVFNNYVAWKA
- a CDS encoding VOC family protein; translation: MPHGQHSHDPNSPVTTVQLNHTAVYAKDRLLSAEFLAAILGLKVGAPFGPFLPVDLGNGVTLDYYELSDEPVQSQHYAFLVPDEQFDAMITRLETVGVTYYADPGHTDPGHINRLFGGRGAYFDDPDGHNMEIMTRPYARP